The Euphorbia lathyris chromosome 3, ddEupLath1.1, whole genome shotgun sequence genome contains a region encoding:
- the LOC136224871 gene encoding protein Brevis radix-like 2: MLTCIACSKQLNNGSLHQREKEEDDAMETPRTKHAIKAITAQIKDMALKASGAYKNCKPCSGSSKNDHNGNYAESDAASDSARFHCAYRRTGSSSSTPRIWGKEMEARLKGLSSGEGTPASVSGRTESVVFMEEEDEPKEWVAQVEPGVLITFVSLPQGGNDLKRIRFSREMFNKWQAQRWWGENYDKVMELYNVQRFNHQAVPLPTPPRSEDESSKPESAKDSPVTPPLDKERPPRNFYHPTGLAHSSSESLDQHRQYYDSAVPSSTPKLSSISGTKTEASSIGESGRSSSSREADHSGELSISNASDMETEWVEQDEPGVYITIRALPGGTRELRRVRFSREKFGEMHARLWWEENRARIQEQYL, from the exons ATGCTGACCTGTATAGCTTGTTCGAAGCAGCTTAATAATGGATCTCTGCACCAgagagaaaaggaagaagaCGATGCTATGGAGACGCCGAGGACTAAGCACGCCATCAAAGCTATTACTGCTCAG ATAAAAGACATGGCATTAAAGGCATCAGGGGCATATAAAAACTGCAAGCCTTGTTCTGGATCATCAAAAAATGACCATAATGGGAACTATGCTGAATCTGATGCTGCCTCGGACTCAGCAAGGTTTCACTGTGCTTATCGTAGAACAGGAAGTTCCAGTTCTACCCCGAGAATTTGGGGGAAAGAGATGGAAGCTAGACTAAAAGGGCTATCAAGTGGTGAAGGAACACCTGCTTCAGTTAGTGGAAGGACAGAGTCAGTGGTGTTTatggaggaagaagatgagccAAAGGAGTGGGTTGCACAAGTAGAACCTGGTGTGCTCATTACCTTTGTTTCTTTGCCTCAGGGTGGGAATGATCTCAAAAGGATTCGTTTCAG CCGTGAAATGTTCAATAAATGGCAAGCTCAAAGATGGTGGGGAGAGAATTATGACAAGGTCATGGAACTATATAATGTTCAACGGTTCAATCACCAAGCAGTCCCACTTCCAACTCCACCACGATCCGAAGATGAG AGTTCAAAGCCTGAATCTGCTAAGGACAGCCCAGTTACTCCACCACTCGACAAAGAACGCCCTCCTCGCAACTTCTACCACCCTACAGGATTGGCGCATTCTTCATCAGAATCACTTGACCAACATCGTCAATATTACGATTCAGCAGTCCCGAGTTCCACTCCAAAGCTCTCTAGCATCAGCGGGACGAAAACTGAGGCGTCATCGATAGGGGAATCGGGTAGGAGTAGTTCATCAAGAGAGGCAGATCATTCAGGAGAGCTTTCAATCAGTAATGCTAGTGATATGGAGACTGAATGGGTCGAACAGGACGAACCGGGGGTGTACATCACGATTAGAGCACTCCCCGGTGGCACACGAGAACTTAGACGTGTTCGGTTCAG CCGAGAAAAGTTCGGAGAAATGCATGCGAGGTTGTGGTGGGAAGAAAACAGAGCCAGGATACAAGAACAGTACTTGTGA